The genomic DNA ataaaaaaaaattaacattaccTAGATACTTAAACTTCCTTGTGTGCTAACCCAGTGAGCATGCTAACATCCTATTCAGTTGCTTGAcactgaaaataaataaaaatactaataacTTAACAATgcctaataaattttaatttttttaaaaaaattaaagataaaatgtgAACATGTACCTCAatttttccctctttttcttgttctttttgtctTCATAGTCTTTCTTCTTGGAAATAAATTTCTCCACATTGGAGACTTTTCTAGTCTTGGGTGGTATTAGGACTTGTCAAAGAGCAACTAATCAAagttgaattattttgtttatttttttattataactcATCTATCATGTTCCACACTACATAGTTTCCATAAGACATGACAACCCAGTCAGCAATGTCatctaatattttttgtaacttGTGATAACGCTAAGCCTTGTCGTCGTTGTTGCATTTCCAATTATCATAAGTTACTTTCACCCTTGTGTGAGAtccttttaaatcttttctcCAACGAGCTGAGATATActtttatggaatttttgaatATCTAGTTTCAAAAGAACTGATAAAgtataattacataaaattccTCTAAATTCAAAGAATCGGCAAGCATATTTAAACTCATTCTCCTCTTCTTTGCAACAAAcaatgaaatgatttttttgatgTCTGTCTCCAACCAACATATCTTCGAGCACATCAAATAATCCATTTTGCCCATCAACACAAGAAACTTCACAATATAATTTTTCAGTCAActttttttgaaattctttaaaCTTTGAATTGGTGTATACACTTTGAACTGCTTTTCTATTTCGAAATGTGTTATGAACAGAATCAATGTAGTAAAAGACTAAAAATCATCATGACTTTCCTTTTCAACCTTGCTTCTTAAAGCATTATCATACTGCTCAACAAATTGCTTCAATGTTGTTTTTGAGTTTACACAGTCATAAAAGAATGCATTCATGCTCTTGCTACATTGTATGGTTGACATATGAACCCAAAATGTATCTTTTACAAATGCACATATCTAACAATCTCTCTCTTTATACAAATTATCTAACCATGCATTTTCACAAAGATTGAACTCACTAATGAATtgcttccatttttcttcaaattcttctttctctagagattcataaacaacattatgcaaaatattttttattttttcataaaacctATATCCCCTCAACTTCTTGAgtactttttttattatatgcCATAAACACCAACGATGTCAAGTGTTAAGAAACACAATTTCAATTGCATTTTGCATTGCTTTATCTTGATCTATAATTATGGCATTCGATGCACGTCTAAACATACATGCTTGCCAAGTACAAAGTAACTAAGTAAATGTAGCAGTGTCCTCACTTGATAGTAACccacatccaaataaaatttggtGTCGTAATGGTTCATATTCACAAAAGATGCAAAGGGCATATCATACTTATTTGTCAAGTAGATTGTGTCAAATGTAACTACATCGCCAAATTCTTCAAAAGCTGCCTACTTCTAGCATTAGCCCAAAATAAATTCCTAATTCAAGGCTTGTCATCATATAAAAGAAACTTGAATTCTTTGCTTTGTtcgaataaaataattatggaTTGTTTCAGTATCTTTAATACCAAGTagtaatcttattttttatcaatgtAGTTTTTACAATCTTTTTCCAAAAAAGAGACATTATCATGACCCCCAGCTTCCACGACAAAAGATTGATAATTCTTTGTTGTAGCAATTTCAACTGGATCATTCAATTCAAGTTTTCTTTTAGCCCCAATGCTAATTTCCTTATTGCATGTGTAAAATCATGATTTTTGTGGACTCAACTCGTGATTATGCTCAACTATAACATAATTAATCTTGCATTTTCTATCCCCAAATACAGTTGCATTAACCTTGGCTTTGCAAGCTATTTTCGTCAATGGATTAGGATtaaggtaattttatttttgagaccTTGAATTTCTCGCCCAAGAACATGAAAGGCAAACAAATCTTAAATTACCATCAAATCATGCTAATTTCTTTATAATTCCAAATCCTTCTTGCTTCCCATATTGTTTGTAGTACTCGTAAAGGTTTTTCAATGAATCAAACTGCATTCCAGTTTCAGTGCTTGCATCTCGATCACTTTATAATCTATTAAAATgaaaagattaattaatatcaaaagGAAACTCATATGAAAACAATTACTACATTTCATCTTATAGTATAGTTGCTAAAGTTAAGATATGATATACATATGGTTGATCCAAAATCAAATACGTACACATTTCAAAATGTATCAGTCATATTCAAATTGTTGTATATATCACATTTCAAAATGTATCGGTCATATTCAAATTGTTGTATcacatttcaaatatttatgtAAGTCTTGCTCTTTGTTAATATTTTGGTTCAATCTTCCAATAAAGATAAGATATTTTagtatatcatattttaatctTACCTAAGGTACACGAAAATGGTAGAGATTTCTTTCCTGTCATGCAGTTTAAGAGAATGGAAGAGAATTGAACAAgtatgaaaaatattgtaaagTTTCACATTTATGCTAACAATTACTTGAGTTTGAAGGTGACTACAAATGAGTAAAATCAAACTCAGCCCTGTAGTAACTGCCCACATAaataaccaattttttttttccataactAAAGATGAGGCcaataaaatgataaaacatTTACGTTTTTTCTTACCTTAGAAGGACCAAAATCAGATTCGATGATTCATCATCATTCATAGTATATATACACCATCATTCAAACTCAGGTGTAGTCACCAAAGTAATAGGTTTGGAAGCTTGAGCTGAAACCTTTTCCAATGAACTTGGCAAGCGGTAATAGTGAAGAATTGCAGAGAAATTTTATGGGAGAGAGAATGTGGTCCGAAAGGGatagagaagagagaggaaatgttgagaaagagagagaagaggaagcAAAAAGTTTGCCGGGGCAAGTGTGAAAGTGTGCTAAGAAAGAGGAAACATTGAGAGAAAGATAGTGAAGATAGAGAGAAAAGTTTGCctgaaaaaatgtaaaaagtgTTTTAACTATACACTCCATGTTACTGTTATTGTTATTCATCTCCagtgaaaataaataacattactctTTGAAATGGGCTCCCATATACACTTTCAACATGCTCTTAAGCcttgattataataataataataatatatatttttttattggtaAGGCGGTCTTTAATTGAGCATAGTAACCCATTAATTAGTACTAATAGTATCATTTTGACTTGTGCATAAAGTGTCTGTCGTTCGACCTTAGTGATCACTGAATAAATCGTGGCGTCAAATAGACCATTGTGGGAGACATGGGACTCAGATATGACATCCTAAGTTGTTTGGGATGATAATTAGAGAAATTCAGCCAAGATGTAGAATGAATTACCTCATGCTGATGGTGTCAAAAAGGGTTCTGTAAcccacataatatatatatatatatatcttttgtttttgtttttgtttttgtttttgagtgcAAAAGCCAAGTCATAGTGGAGTCAGAGGCAAAGAAAGGTcaattaagtaaataaaaaatggcGGTGGACTTGGCTCAGCCGTCATTTTCTCGGCGAAATAAAGATGAGTCCCACCCACTAGGCACTAGCTGCCTGCCGTGCTGCTTGCCATTAGCAAATTCCAGCCCTTAAAAGAGAGTTGAAACCCGATTACAGACAGTACTCGCCGTTCATAAAGCTTTTATTTATGCTTAGTGGTATCCCATGTCAACTGTTCCAATGTGATGTCAGGTTTCAGTAATAAGTTATTTTTATGTACTTAAATTAAAactgtataataattaataacgttaagttgtattttaaaattattaaaatttatcgaaAGTGACCAACTAACACGACATGGATTAGCCGAACCAAACCATGGGTTTGATcgtttctaattattaatttaaaaagatgGCTTACGGagaacttcttcatcatcatcttcttaaaCTGACAAATATGTCAACATCTTCGTCACAAACCAGTGAATAGAAGTTCCATTAACGGAATTGCATACATATTCAACGAGTACTTAAAAACTTATACAGAAGATGATAATTCCAATCCAATATGCTCATGATGATCGAGCAGGTTAAGAAGGCGATGGAGCAGGCATCGTTAATGGCGGAGAGCCCAAACGGGGAAGCCAGCAAGGAATACGAGTGGTGTACGGACAGTACCTCGTATGCGCAAAGAAAGCCGCACACTCGGCAACCGGCCGTTGCGACGGCAGCCCGGCAATGCAGTTTCCCCTCACATCGAGCACCCCTTTTCTAATCAAGCTCCGGCAGATCGGCCCGACGTGGATGAAGTAATTATCGGCCAGCGACAAGTTCGCCAAGTTCCCGAGCAAGCAGACTACCTCCGGCACCCCTCCGTACAGCAAGTTCCCGGCGAAGTTCAGCACCTCCACATTCTCCAGGCAGCCCAAGGAGAACGGCAACGGCCCTGTCAACATGTTGTCGCCGGCGTCGAACACGATGGCCTGCTTGAGCAAACCCAGCTCGTACGGGAGACAGCCGCTCAGCATGTTGTTTAACAGCAAAACCTCGGATACCGACGAGAAGGCCTTGTAAATGGTTCGTGGGATTGGGCCGATGAATTTGTTGTTGGCCAAAGTGAGATAGATTAAATGGGTGTTGTCCAAATTGTCCGGCAGGCTTGACATGAAATCGTTGTTGTTAAGGAAGAGGGCGTCGAGGTCCAATTTGGTGAACAATTGAGGCGGAATCGAGCCGGTGAAGAGATTGAACCTTATGTCCAAGAAAGACAAGCCGTTCATGGCGAGAATGGCGCTTGGAAAGGGCCCGGTGAACTTGTTGTTACTTAAATCAAGCTCGTAGAGATACGGTAAATCGGCGATTTTAGGGGAGATAGCGCCGGTGAAGAAGTTGGAGTTGGCGTGGAAGAGGGCTATGTCCGGGAGCTGGTCGAGGAAGCCGTCGAGAGAAGGGGCGGCGAGCTGGAAGCCATTGAAGTCGACCGAAGCCAGAGCAATGGCTGTGCTGTTGTCAGGCGGATTGTCGCAGTAAAACCCTCTGTAGCTGCATATATCGGATCCTACCCAGGTTTTGGTGATGCCCAGTGGATCCGATGTGATaatgtttttgaagttttggaTTACTGGGTACACAACGGCCAGTCTTTGGTCTGCAAAAACCAGTTGGTTTTGCACGGCTGGTGGCAGCGGCGGCGCTGCAAAAACCAACAGTTCGCTGCCGCCGGAAATCATGGTGACGATGAGAGAAGTAAGAATGATGCGGAAGGTGGCAGCGGAGAGTCTACTGATTTCCATTGAGTTGGCAAACAAGAACCAGAAGCAGAGGAAATATAACACACAGATCAAAGCCACAAGCCAAAtagaaaatgatttctttttctGGTCTCGAACTTTCCGAGGTTCCAAACAGAATTGTCGTTTCTCCAGAATGCTAACAATGGAACGAATGCAGAATTCGTGGGAAGAATGATCGGAAGAATAGATTTTGCATgtataaatggtatttattGATGGTGAAATTTTGACAAAGCTTTCGTCCAACCACTACATGAAAATTTGGGTGACAACTGGGGTGATAATTCTGtttcaattacaaatttaccccTTGCTTTAATTACAAATCTACCCTTAAATTGAATACCCCGactttg from Diospyros lotus cultivar Yz01 chromosome 4, ASM1463336v1, whole genome shotgun sequence includes the following:
- the LOC127799664 gene encoding LOW QUALITY PROTEIN: uncharacterized protein At4g06744-like (The sequence of the model RefSeq protein was modified relative to this genomic sequence to represent the inferred CDS: substituted 1 base at 1 genomic stop codon), yielding MXSINQSNNILISTSRMYIYDKNRIGWLDESFVKISPSINTIYTCKIYSSDHSSHEFCIRSIVSILEKRQFCLEPRKVRDQKKKSFSIWLVALICVLYFLCFWFLFANSMEISRLSAATFRIILTSLIVTMISGGSELLVFAAPPLPPAVQNQLVFADQRLAVVYPVIQNFKNIITSDPLGITKTWVGSDICSYRGFYCDNPPDNSTAIALASVDFNGFQLAAPSLDGFLDQLPDIALFHANSNFFTGAISPKIADLPYLYELDLSNNKFTGPFPSAILAMNGLSFLDIRFNLFTGSIPPQLFTKLDLDALFLNNNDFMSSLPDNLDNTHLIYLTLANNKFIGPIPRTIYKAFSSVSEVLLLNNMLSGCLPYELGLLKQAIVFDAGDNMLTGPLPFSLGCLENVEVLNFAGNLLYGGVPEVVCLLGNLANLSLADNYFIHVGPICRSLIRKGVLDVRGNCIAGLPSQRPVAECAAFFAHTRYCPYTTRIPCWLPRLGSPPLTMPAPSPS